A genomic window from Pseudocitrobacter corydidari includes:
- the accA gene encoding acetyl-CoA carboxylase carboxyl transferase subunit alpha, giving the protein MSLNFLDFEQPIAELEAKIDSLTAVSRQDEKLDINIDEEVHRLREKSVELTRKIFADLGAWQVAQLARHPQRPYTLDYVRLAFDEFDELAGDRAYADDKAIVGGIARLDGRPVMIIGHQKGRETKEKIRRNFGMPAPEGYRKALRLMEMAERFNMPIITFIDTPGAYPGVGAEERGQSEAIARNLREMSRLSVPVICTVIGEGGSGGALAIGVGDKVNMLQYSTYSVISPEGCASILWKSADKAPLAAEAMGIIAPRLKELKLIDSIIPEPLGGAHRNPEAMAASLKAQLLEDLADLDVLSTDDLKNRRYQRLMSYGYA; this is encoded by the coding sequence ATGAGTCTGAATTTCCTTGATTTTGAACAGCCGATCGCAGAGCTGGAAGCGAAAATCGATTCTCTGACTGCGGTTAGCCGTCAGGATGAGAAACTGGATATTAACATCGACGAAGAAGTGCATCGTCTGCGCGAAAAAAGCGTAGAGCTGACGCGCAAAATCTTTGCCGATCTCGGCGCATGGCAGGTAGCCCAACTGGCGCGCCATCCGCAGCGCCCGTACACCCTGGATTATGTCCGCCTGGCGTTTGATGAATTTGACGAACTGGCCGGCGACCGCGCTTATGCTGACGATAAAGCTATCGTGGGCGGGATCGCGCGTCTGGATGGACGTCCGGTGATGATCATTGGTCATCAGAAAGGCCGTGAAACCAAAGAAAAAATCCGTCGCAACTTCGGTATGCCAGCACCAGAAGGTTACCGTAAAGCCCTGCGTTTGATGGAGATGGCCGAGCGCTTCAACATGCCGATCATCACCTTCATCGACACCCCGGGTGCATACCCTGGCGTGGGCGCGGAAGAACGTGGTCAGTCTGAAGCGATTGCCCGCAACCTGCGTGAAATGTCACGTCTGAGCGTGCCGGTTATCTGTACCGTTATCGGTGAAGGTGGCTCCGGCGGCGCGCTGGCGATTGGCGTGGGTGATAAAGTGAATATGCTGCAGTACAGCACCTATTCGGTGATTTCACCGGAAGGCTGTGCGTCTATTCTGTGGAAAAGCGCGGATAAAGCCCCGCTGGCCGCAGAAGCGATGGGCATCATTGCCCCGCGTCTGAAAGAGCTGAAGCTGATTGACTCTATCATTCCAGAACCGCTGGGCGGCGCGCACCGTAATCCGGAAGCGATGGCAGCATCGCTGAAAGCGCAACTGCTGGAAGACCTGGCCGATCTCGACGTGCTGAGCACAGACGACCTTAAAAATCGTCGCTATCAGCGTCTGATGAGCTACGGCTACGCGTAA
- the dnaE gene encoding DNA polymerase III subunit alpha, with protein sequence MAEPRFVHLRVHSDYSMIDGLAKTAPLVKKAAALGQPALAITDFTNMCGLVKFYGAGHGAGIKPIAGADFHVQCDLLGDEMTQLTVLAANNTGYQNLTLLISRAYQRGYGAAGPWIDRDWLVELKEGLILLSGGRMGDVGRCLLRGNMQLVEECVSFYEEHFPDCYFLELIRTGRPDEESYLHAAVELAEARGLPVVATNDVRFLETGDFDAHEIRVAIHDGFTLDDPKRPRNYSPQQYMRSEEEMCELFADIPEALQNSVEIAKRCNVTVRLGEYFLPQFPTGDMSTEDFLVAKSHEGLEERLAFLFPDEEERKKRRPPYDERLETELKVINQMGFPGYFLIVMEFIQWSKDNGVPVGPGRGSGAGSLVAYALKITDLDPLEFDLLFERFLNPERVSMPDFDVDFCMEKRDRVIDHVAEMYGRDAVSQIITFGTMAAKAVIRDVGRVLGHPYGFVDRISKLVPPDPGMTLAKAFEAEPQLPEIYEADEEVRALIDMARKLEGVTRNAGKHAGGVVISPTKITDFAPLYCDEAGQHPVTQFDKSDVEYAGLVKFDFLGLRTLTIINWALEMINARREKHGEPPLDIAAIPLDDKKSFDMLQRSETTAVFQLESRGMKDLIKRLQPDCFEDMIALVALFRPGPLQSGMVDNFIDRKHGREEISYPDVQWQHECLKPVLEPTYGIILYQEQVMQIAQELSGYTLGGADMLRRAMGKKKPEEMAKQRGAFEEGAKKRGVDGELAMKIFDLVEKFAGYGFNKSHSAAYALVSYQTLWLKAHYPAEFMAAVMTADMDNTEKVVGLVDECWRMGLKILPPDINSGLYHFHVNDDGEIVYGIGAIKGVGEGPIEAIIEARNNGGYFRELFDLCARTDTKKLNRRVLEKLIMSGAFDRLGPHRAALMNSLGDALKAADQHAKAEAIGQADMFGVLAEEPEQIEQSYANCQPWPEQVVLDGERETLGLYLTGHPINQYLKEIERYVGGYRLKDMHPTERGKVTTAAGLVIAARVMVTKRGNRIGICTLDDRSGRLEVMLFTEALDKYQHLLEKDRILIVSGQVSFDDFSGGLKMMAREVMDIDEAREKYARGLAISLTDRQIDDQLLNRLRQSLEPHRSGTIPVHLYYQRADARARLRFGATWRVSPSDRLLNDLRGLIGSEQVELEFD encoded by the coding sequence ATGGCTGAACCACGTTTCGTACACCTTCGGGTGCACAGTGACTACTCCATGATCGATGGCCTGGCGAAAACGGCGCCGCTGGTGAAAAAGGCGGCGGCGTTAGGCCAGCCTGCACTGGCGATCACCGATTTCACCAACATGTGCGGTCTGGTGAAGTTCTATGGTGCAGGCCATGGTGCGGGGATCAAACCGATCGCCGGCGCAGATTTCCACGTGCAGTGCGATCTGCTTGGCGATGAAATGACGCAGCTCACCGTGCTGGCGGCCAACAATACGGGCTACCAGAACCTGACGCTGCTGATTTCACGCGCCTATCAGCGCGGCTACGGTGCTGCTGGCCCGTGGATCGATCGCGACTGGCTGGTCGAACTGAAAGAGGGGCTAATTCTGCTTTCAGGCGGTCGGATGGGTGACGTCGGGCGCTGCCTGCTGCGTGGCAATATGCAACTGGTGGAAGAGTGCGTCTCATTCTATGAAGAGCACTTCCCGGACTGCTATTTCCTCGAACTGATTCGTACCGGTCGCCCGGACGAAGAGTCTTATCTGCATGCCGCCGTTGAGCTGGCGGAAGCGCGCGGTCTGCCGGTTGTGGCAACCAATGACGTCCGTTTCCTGGAAACCGGCGACTTTGACGCGCACGAAATTCGCGTCGCCATCCACGATGGCTTTACGCTTGATGATCCAAAACGCCCGCGCAACTATTCGCCGCAGCAGTACATGCGCAGCGAAGAGGAGATGTGCGAGCTGTTTGCTGATATCCCGGAAGCGCTGCAAAACAGCGTCGAGATTGCAAAGCGCTGTAACGTCACGGTACGTCTGGGTGAATACTTCCTGCCGCAGTTCCCGACCGGGGATATGAGCACCGAAGACTTCCTGGTTGCCAAATCCCATGAGGGCCTGGAAGAGCGTCTGGCGTTTCTGTTCCCGGACGAGGAAGAGCGTAAAAAACGCCGTCCGCCGTATGATGAACGTCTGGAAACAGAACTTAAAGTAATCAACCAGATGGGCTTCCCTGGTTACTTCTTGATCGTTATGGAGTTTATCCAGTGGTCGAAAGATAACGGCGTGCCGGTAGGGCCGGGGCGTGGTTCCGGTGCGGGTTCGCTGGTGGCGTATGCGCTGAAAATTACCGACCTCGATCCGCTGGAATTTGACCTGCTGTTCGAACGTTTCCTTAACCCGGAACGTGTCTCAATGCCTGACTTCGACGTTGACTTCTGTATGGAGAAACGCGACCGGGTTATCGATCACGTGGCGGAAATGTACGGTCGTGACGCGGTATCGCAGATCATCACCTTTGGTACCATGGCGGCAAAAGCGGTTATTCGCGACGTAGGGCGCGTGCTCGGTCATCCGTACGGCTTCGTCGATCGCATCTCTAAGCTGGTGCCGCCCGATCCGGGGATGACGCTGGCGAAAGCGTTTGAAGCGGAACCGCAGCTGCCGGAAATCTACGAAGCGGACGAAGAGGTCAGGGCGCTGATCGACATGGCGCGTAAGCTGGAAGGGGTTACCCGAAACGCCGGGAAGCACGCCGGTGGTGTAGTGATCTCGCCGACAAAAATCACCGATTTTGCGCCACTTTACTGTGATGAAGCGGGTCAGCACCCGGTTACCCAGTTCGATAAAAGCGACGTGGAATACGCCGGGCTGGTGAAGTTCGACTTCCTTGGCCTGCGTACGCTGACTATCATCAACTGGGCGCTGGAGATGATCAACGCCCGCCGCGAGAAGCACGGTGAGCCGCCGCTGGACATCGCCGCCATTCCGCTGGATGACAAGAAAAGCTTCGACATGCTGCAACGCTCGGAAACCACGGCGGTATTCCAGCTTGAATCGCGCGGCATGAAAGATCTGATTAAACGTCTTCAGCCTGACTGCTTCGAAGATATGATTGCACTGGTGGCCCTGTTCCGTCCGGGTCCGTTGCAATCAGGGATGGTAGATAACTTTATCGACCGTAAGCATGGTCGCGAAGAAATTTCCTACCCGGACGTTCAGTGGCAGCACGAATGTCTGAAACCGGTACTGGAGCCGACCTACGGTATCATCCTGTATCAGGAACAGGTGATGCAGATTGCCCAGGAACTCTCTGGCTACACCCTCGGCGGCGCGGATATGCTGCGTCGTGCAATGGGTAAGAAGAAGCCCGAAGAGATGGCCAAGCAGCGCGGCGCGTTTGAAGAAGGCGCGAAAAAACGCGGTGTTGATGGCGAACTGGCGATGAAAATCTTTGACCTGGTGGAGAAATTCGCCGGGTACGGGTTTAACAAATCGCACTCCGCCGCTTATGCACTGGTCTCCTACCAGACGCTGTGGCTGAAAGCGCACTACCCGGCAGAGTTTATGGCGGCGGTAATGACCGCGGATATGGACAACACCGAGAAGGTGGTCGGGCTGGTGGATGAGTGCTGGCGCATGGGGCTGAAAATCCTGCCGCCTGACATTAACTCCGGTTTATATCATTTCCACGTTAATGATGACGGGGAAATCGTGTATGGTATCGGCGCGATTAAGGGCGTCGGTGAAGGGCCGATTGAGGCTATCATCGAAGCGCGTAACAATGGCGGCTATTTCCGCGAACTGTTCGACCTGTGCGCGCGCACTGATACCAAAAAACTGAACCGTCGCGTGCTGGAAAAACTGATCATGTCCGGGGCGTTCGACCGGCTTGGCCCGCACCGCGCGGCGTTGATGAACTCGCTTGGCGATGCGCTGAAAGCAGCGGATCAACACGCGAAGGCAGAAGCCATCGGGCAGGCCGATATGTTTGGCGTGCTGGCGGAAGAGCCGGAGCAAATTGAACAGTCCTACGCCAACTGCCAGCCGTGGCCGGAACAGGTGGTGCTGGATGGTGAACGGGAAACGTTAGGTCTGTACCTGACGGGCCACCCGATTAACCAGTATTTAAAAGAAATTGAGCGCTATGTCGGAGGCTACAGGCTAAAAGACATGCATCCGACAGAACGTGGTAAAGTGACCACGGCTGCGGGGCTCGTCATTGCGGCGCGGGTAATGGTCACCAAGCGCGGCAATCGTATCGGCATCTGCACGCTGGATGACCGTTCCGGGCGTCTCGAAGTCATGTTGTTTACCGAGGCTCTGGATAAATACCAGCATTTGCTGGAAAAAGACCGCATACTTATCGTCAGCGGACAGGTCAGCTTTGATGACTTCAGCGGCGGGCTTAAAATGATGGCCCGCGAAGTTATGGATATTGACGAAGCCCGGGAAAAATACGCTCGCGGGCTTGCTATCTCGCTGACGGACAGGCAAATTGATGACCAGCTTTTAAACCGACTCCGTCAGTCTCTGGAACCCCACCGCTCTGGGACAATTCCAGTACATCTCTACTATCAGAGGGCGGATGCACGTGCGCGGTTGCGTTTCGGTGCAACGTGGCGTGTCTCTCCGAGCGATCGTTTACTCAACGATCTGCGTGGCCTTATTGGTTCGGAGCAGGTGGAACTGGAGTTTGACTAA
- the rnhB gene encoding ribonuclease HII — MIEFVYPHTHLVAGVDEVGRGPLVGAVVTAAVILDPARPIVGLNDSKKLSEKRRLALFDEIKEKALCWSLGRAEPHEIDELNILHATMLAMQRAVAGLSIAPEYVLIDGNRCPALPMPSMAVVKGDSRVAEISAASIIAKVTRDAEMAALDGIFPQYGFAQHKGYPTAFHLEKLAEYGATEHHRRSFGPVKRALGLVS; from the coding sequence ATGATTGAATTTGTGTATCCGCACACCCATTTAGTGGCTGGTGTGGATGAAGTTGGCCGTGGCCCGCTGGTCGGCGCTGTGGTGACGGCGGCGGTGATCCTCGATCCAGCCCGCCCGATTGTAGGGTTGAATGATTCCAAAAAGCTGAGCGAAAAACGCCGTCTGGCGCTGTTTGATGAAATCAAAGAGAAAGCGCTCTGCTGGAGCCTGGGCCGCGCAGAACCCCATGAAATCGACGAGCTGAACATTTTGCATGCCACGATGCTGGCGATGCAGCGTGCCGTTGCCGGGTTAAGCATCGCGCCGGAATATGTACTCATCGATGGCAACCGCTGCCCTGCGTTACCGATGCCTTCAATGGCGGTGGTGAAGGGCGACAGCCGGGTGGCGGAAATCAGCGCCGCGTCTATCATTGCGAAAGTGACGCGCGACGCCGAAATGGCAGCCCTCGATGGTATATTTCCGCAGTACGGCTTTGCCCAGCACAAAGGCTACCCAACCGCTTTTCATCTGGAAAAGCTGGCAGAATACGGTGCCACCGAGCACCACCGACGCAGTTTTGGCCCGGTCAAACGGGCGCTGGGTCTGGTATCCTGA